The region ATGAAGGACGTGGTGGCGCTGCTGAAGGAGatccggcggccggccgagggcgccggcggcgaggggaagGAGCAGACGTGTGGTggtacggcggcggctccgcctcctccggcggctGAGCAacggtcgccggcgaggagcgcgCTGCCCAATGGCGGGTCTTTTAGCTGCTCGTTTGCCATGTCGGATTACTCGAGTTGAACTGCTTGTTGTAGAGACCTGTAGCGTTAGATAGTAAGTAGTGATTTCTTGAATTATTTTGAGGTTACAATGTTGTATTTTAGATGAATTTGTACTTGTAAATTAATGTAATCTGATTtttgaaaagagagaggagagcaccGTATTTACCAGAGTATATGTACTCTGTTCTTATGCAATCAGAATGCTTGGTATATGCTGAAAATTTCACAGTTCGGCTATTTTTGTAATctcattttaaaattgaacCATCCTAAAAACTACCCATTTCACAGCGAGCTTTTAACCCATTTCAGCCTTGTTCGGTTATAGGGAGATTGGACGGGATTGGAGTACAACCCCCATGGATTTCTCCCCCACAGAATAAATCCTGGCCCATAGAAAAATCGCTGTTCGGTTAAGTCTAGTCGGATTTCTAGCCCGGTCCATCTGGGAGTTTTTCATTGTCTTGGCCAATGAATTAATCGTCTTCACCGATGGTGTGGAAAAAAATCTCGTCATCTTGTATTATAATGTGTAAAATCCCAACCTGCTACTTTTCTATAAATCCATGTCAAAACGAGCAGATGTTTTTATGGAGGGAAATATGAGAAAGTTGGAGATTCAAACCCCACAGAGATTGGGTGACACGGGAGGAGTTCACCCAATCCCCATTGGAATAGATTCCTCTTGGGGATTAAATCCCAACTAACCGAACAATGCCTTCTAAATATAGTTTTCATAACAGTTTAGTTTTGAATTAACTTTATGAAAACGGGTAACAGCGAAACTTTCATCAGTAAGTTGGTTAAATTGCCAAATTACTGGAAATTCAGGGTTGATTTGGATATTCAGTAGGCCGAggtgattttgaattttttgagttgaGACGGTGCGTTGGATTGGGATCCGGTGGCTGATATTCTCTGCGTGCGCTGCCTGCTGGAATCCCGGCCCACCAACGAGCAATGGGCCGGAATCCAATCCCGGCCTGCCAAACAAGGCCTCCGtgtgttgccgccgccgcctttccccctctcctctcctctccgccgAGCCGCCACCGCTTCTCCCAgcgcgccgcagccgccgttcctcgccgccggcgatcccCGCAAGGCCGCAACCTCCCCGCCTCCCATCGCGTAGTCCTCTCCCTCGAGCGGCCTCGCCACCGTGTTGGACTCGCGATGTCGCCAACGGAAGCAGGAGAGCTCGCCGGGggcagcggcgcgggcggaggggtgggggtgggggtggagaGGGTCTTCGTAGGCGCTGGATGCAACCGCGTGGTGAACAACGTCTCCTGGGGGGCCTGCGGGCTCGTTGCCTTCGGCGCGCAGAACGCCGTCGCTCTCTTTTCCCCTTCGGTCCGATGCCATCTCGTTTTCTTCGTttgcttctctctcttctttgtaTTCTTAGTAGTTAGAACCCACACACACATTATCTGTTGATTTAAACAATTTGGTTATGCGCCAGCAGAGAGGCGAGATTGTCTCCACGCTTCCGGGGCACAAGGCTACGGTGAACTGCACTCTTTGGCTGCCAACTAAGAAGGATGTGCACCAAGGTACGTTCTTTGTAGTTCTGTTCTTATATTGATTGTCTTCACATCTGTACATTAGAGAATTTTTCAGTCCGAACGTTGGATAATATGGCTGAAATAACACTTCTTCACATCTGGATTTTACAGTAGTTTCAGTTCAAGCTTTGTATAATATGGCCGAAATAACTCCTTTAGATATCACCTTGTTATTGTACCTCGAtccattttgccaaaaaaaaataataatttgcatTTCACCGTTGCGTTAGTGTAATTCGGAAATGAATGTGAGGAACTGGGAACTGGTTTTGTTCAATATTTGTAGGTGCTAACTTAGGTACTGTAGATTACTTTAGATTTTAGGTCAAAGGGGAAAAATGTTCTGATTCTGATAGATAAGTTGTTGGCTGTTGATCTTTGTGGTTTGTAGTCCGCTGCGCGGAGAGGCACTATCTATTATCAGGAAGTGCTGATGGCATTATCATGTCATGGAAGATTGATTCTGGAAAAGGAGAGGTCAATTTCTCGTGTTTCACCTTATCGTCTTTGTATAGATTGTTCTGTATCTCAATCTGTGGCTTTCACTGCAGTATACTATGACTAGAATTTGTTGCAATTGTATTTGCTGGGAAATGTTTCTATGTTGTCTTGAGGACTCAAGTTGTTAAAAAcagttgtttttctttttctgtctGCATTGCAGTGGACTCATGCGTTGCAACTGCCTGTGATGCACAAGAAAGGGGTCACCTGTCTTGCTGGAAGGATGGTGTCAGATACTGTTTCGATTTTTGCCTCCACCTCCTCAGATGGAACTGTGGTCATTTGGAAAATGGAAGATGAACCAGCAACTGTTGGTAAGATAAACAGACATAGATGGTAATAAATTGTAGTTAGGGCCTAACCTTCTTGTATCTGGAAGAAAGCCATATTGGTTTTAGCCAGTATCTAAAATAAGGTCTATTAGTTAGTCAAATTATAGTTCTAATAACTGTTTGATTTTGATCTTAAAGTTTAAGGATATGCGAGCTGCTGCCCTACTGAAGTAATGTGCTCCATATATGCAGGCAGCTGCAAAGTGTCTTGTTTGCATTCTATATCCATTGGTCCAAAGCCAATGGTTTCACTTTCATTAGCAGTATTGCCTGGGCAGGGAGGCCATCTCATTTTGGCAATGGGAGGTTTAGATCACAAGGTCCACATTTATTGTGGGGATCAGTCAGGCAAGGTTTGTATCTGATGCTTTTCATACTCGTTTTGCTATCCCTTCTCGCATTTCTTGTCTCAAGTAGGCATCTTGGCATGCAGTTCACCAAAGCCTGTGATCTTAAAGGTCATTCTGATTGGATTAGAAGTTTGGACTTCTCTTTACCTGTGATGACGGGCAGTGAGGAGCACAGCCTTTTTCTTGTTAGCTCATCTCAGGACAGAACCATTAGGATCTGGAAAATGAATTCAGATGCTGTTTCTTCTGGTCACACGACATCCAGAAAGGAAGATATTGGGATTGCCTCCTATATTGAAGGTCCTTTGTTTGTGTCCGGTAATACACATTACCAGGTATCATTGGAGTCCCTTCTTGTTGGTCATGAGGACTGGGTGTATTCTGTAGAATGGCAGCCTCCTACACTAACTGGTGATGAAGCTCATCAACCAATGAGCATATTGTCTGCATCCATGgacaagatgatgatgatatggaAGCCAGAGAAAAATACTGGTCTTTGGATAAATTCAGTGACTGTTGGTGAGTTAACTCACTCAGCACTTGGATTCTATGGTGGCCATTGGGAGCCTGATGGAAAATCCATTCTTGCACATGGATATGGTGGATCCTTTCATATGTGGAGAGATGTAGGACTGGGTTCTGAAAACTGGCAGCCTCAGATAGTCCCATCTGGCCATTTTGCACCTGTATCTGACTTAACATGGTCAAGATCTGGTGAATATCTGTTATCAGTGAGCCATGATCAGGCAAGTTCTTATACCAATTTTAATCCTAACTAATAGATTGTactattttagttgtcattcTCCTCCACTTACTAATCCTCTTTTGCATCAACATTTAATATGCAGACAACACGCATATTTGCTCCTTGGAGAAGCCAAGTTAGCCCAGGGGATGTGGCTTGTTGGCGTGAAATTGCTCGCCCTCAAATTCATGGGCACGATATTAACTGTGTGGCATTGATTCAGGGTAGTGGGAACCACCGGTTCGTTAGCGGTGCTGATGAAAAGGTCTCTAGAGTCTTTGAAGCTCCTTTATCATTTTTGAAGACTCTACAACATGCAACTTTGTTGAAATCCGATAAATCTGAGGATTTTGACGATGTGCAAGTCCTTGGAGCAAATATGTCTGCTCTTGGACTTTCACAGAaacctatatatacacatggtCAGCATTCATCATGCCTGTTTCACGAGTATACCACATTGGGCAATTATCCTTTGTTTGGCACTtgtattagtacataatttaaCTTTTCTGAGTTCTTTCATTTAAATGGTACTTATTTCTGTTGATGGTTGTATTTTAGGAGCAAGGGAAACTCCAAACAGTATTTCTAATGATGGGCCAGATTCCATAGAGACCATTCCTGATGCAGTGCCAACTGTGTTCACTGAGCCTCCTGTAGAGGATCAACTAGCCTGGAATACTCTATGGCCTGAAACTCACAAACTTTATGGCCATGGCAATGAACTCTTCTCTATCTGCTGTGATCATGGAGGAAAGCTCATTGCATCATCTTGCAAGGTATTAGATGGAGCATGTTTATCTCTGGGCATCTATGAAATATTTAATCACAACATCTTGTATAGTACAGTGACATGACTTGATGCACTTTATGCTTATAGTTTGGCTTGATGGGTCTGATGTAGTGATGTGACTTTGTTGCAGGCTCAATCAGCACCAGTTGCTGAGATCTGGCTGTGGGAGGTTGGAACATGGAAAGCTGTTCGCCGCTTGCAGTCTCATAACCTGACAGTTACACAGATGGAGTTTTCTCGTGACAATGCTTTTCTTTTGAGTGTATCAAGGGATCGTCATTTGTCTGTTTTCTCAATCAGGAAGACAGGTAAGGACTTCTTCCTATGATCTAGTAGTTTCTACAAATTTGTTGCCTTCAATTATGGTGCTATAattcagtttttttctttaactgCTGACATTTGTCTGTTGTGTGATTATTGATATCATTCCACCGGTGTAATTCTAGATGATGGAGCAGAGCATCATCTTATTGCAAAACTTGAAGCACACAAAAGAATTATATGGGCATGCTCATGGAACCCCTTCAGCCACGAATTTGCAACTGGATCAAGGGACAAGACTGTCAAGATTTGGCGTGTTGAAGATTCATCTTCTGTCAATCTGCTCACAACATTGCCTCAGTTCCATGACAGTGTCACAGCATTGGCCTGGACGGGCCGTGATCGTGCTCGTAATGCTGGTCTTCTTGCTGTCGGCATGGACAATGGAATGATTGAGCTCTGGAACATCTCAGGAGGAAGAGCCTCCACAGACAACAGTGGTTCAGGTTCATCTCCGCTCagctttgcatgcatgctccgTTTTGATCCTATGCTGTGTCATGTGTCAACTGTGCACCGTTTACGGTGGCAGAAATCTGACTCGTCCGATGAGAAATCAGTACTACAGTTAGCTTCTTGTGGAGCTGATCACTGCGTAAGGGTGTTTGAGGTCCAtgacttttagatagttaTATGATAGTGTAGCACTCAGATCATGAGCTGCATCTAGTTATTGGCAGAACATAGGCTTAGACATCTGGATTTCATTGCCAAACTGTTGTGTTTGGCAGTTTTTGTGTTGCCAGTGTGTTCCCAGATATGTTGTAGTACCAAAATAGTCTTTTTACACGAAAATTGTGCTATTAAAAAGCATTTTTGTGTTAATGTGCAACCGTGACATTAGTTTACTTAAAGACATGGAACATTGGTTCACTGATAAATGATGAAGTGTGATAGATTACTTAAAAGGCATCAAACATTGGTTGACTGATGAAATGATGGGAGTTATTTTGCCTTCGACTACCGTTTGGTTAAGCTTGGTCTAGCACTGATGCATCCTCGAATGTCATTTCAATCTGTAGCAAACGAACAACTACTGATAGAATCAAGAATTTCCTGTGTTCCAACACACAAGCAATGTTTTCCATACTTCCATTCCATGTAGAGTATACTATGTTCAGGTTGCCACAACCTCTGCTGCTGTGCTGCCTGAAGCTTCCTTGCTCCAGAGGAGAAACTGAGCAAACAAGAAAGAGGAAGCAGCAGCCAGCCCCAGAATCCAAATCCACATCAGTATGATTTGCCTTGTCTTGCCCAATTTCATGATGAAAACACTCTAGAGTTTGTTTTCACAcaagaaaacaacaacaaaaaaagagagaaaaaggaggagaggaagaaatcTGAATCCCTAAATCAGTGTCAGTCTATCTTGTGCTGCACCTCCTGGCAACAAGAACACCACAGGGAGGAGCAGTGAGCTCCAGGTCACAGAGTGCAGACATCCAGTAGCTGTAGTGCCAGAACCAGAGCTTGGCCTGCACCTTGAAAGTGCTCCTGATGGTGTACACCACCCTGTTGCTCCTCATCTGGTTCACCATCTCCACGGCCAGCTCCGGCGGCAGCACCACCTGGCTGGACACCATGTGGACGTTGATGATCTGCGACTGCCCCCGCCGCTgcgcgaacggcggcagcgcctgCGCCGCCATCCGCCTGCCGCCGAAGAAGAGCTCCACGGCGGCCGACCGGAACACCACGTCCATCTTCTGGTTCGGGTTGGAGACGTTGGCGACGAGCGTCATGTCGCCGTTGACGTAGGCCGGCGAGCCGACGTACACGGCGTTGAGGGTGGCGTTCGCGGCGTCGAACGACGGCGCCCTGGGCTTCACCGCCAGGAACACGACGAGGATCACCGCGCCGGCGATGATCAGGAGGAGGCTGAAGGCGAAGCAGACGATCGCGGCGCACCACATGGCCGGCGATGTCCTCTGCCTCGGCTGCAGGATCAGcttcggctccggcggcggcggcggtggcggcagtgGCAGCTGCTTCATGTGCAGCATCTTGGTCAGGATGGTTCTTGGAGACTGGAAATGATAAGGAGTCGCCATTAATCTTGCGCTAGCTAGCAGCAAGATCCACCAAGAAGACGATCTAGAGACGAAGCTAGAAGAGCTCAGCTCATCAGCTCACACCAAGAGTGCAATAATGGCCTACTAGTAAAGCAAAAGCTAGAGCAACAAGACGCAAGAACATGAACAATGGAATGGGAATGGAGTGATGGAATTAAAAGGAGGCTAGGTAAGCTAATGGGGATCCAAATTAAAGAGAGGGATAGAAAAAGAGAAGCTTTTGGAAAATGGGGAGCCAAAATGGGGCCACTTGCCTTGTGTTTCGCCATTGAAAATTCGGAGCTGCTTCGAGTAAAGATGTGAAGTAGTGGGGTACTCTGGCTGCTGGCTGCCGGCAATTGATGGAGCCTGCTTTACCTCACAAAAGCATATTTCTTGAGCTGGGCAAATACAAAGCTTTAGTTATTTGTCGCTCTCAGCAAAACAATCGCTTCGATGCTGCCTGTTCCAACAGCGTTACAGGCTTACAGCTATTTGCAATgtgctcttcttttctttccaaagaaaaagaagtgtTCATCCACTGTATGCATCAAGTAAGTATGATTTCTGTCAGGTATATAATTTACCGCAGGATGCAACTAATGGCATGTGTCACAGTCAATACAGATATCTGTAATCTTGTTCCATAAAGCTGAATGACAAGTTTGACATATGAGAAATGTGCAAGTTGCAAGATATCAGCATATGAGAAGCATGCTCTGTTGAACAcacaggagagagagagagagagaggaagaaaactAGCACAAGTTGCTTAACCTCGAAAAAGGCAAAAGGCAGCACTAGTCATGCTCTACCTCGTCTTTGTTCCAAAACGAAGACAAGGGATGGGGTTAATTCATGGCTAAGGAACCTAAATATGACAGAATCGCCTGGATAGATATTACTAGTAGTGACTGTAATAAGAACATTCCAGCAGTCCAGCTGCTGACTCCTGGCTTTTTAGTGGTTAGTGCCCTTCTTTGTCAGAGGTTCAGAAAGATGATTCTGCACTGCACATCTTTGCATGGTACAGTATCTTCCTTTGCGTCAGATTGCACATTTGCACTCTCTTCACCACTCTTCAGGTGTTCTCCAGACTCAGCTGGCCTTGGTTGACTCTTGACTGCTGATGAATGAATCAGACTGCATGGCAATATATTTAAGTATCCAATCATCTTATACGGTTATTCTTGTTTGCATTTGCCATCTTGATCTGAACTTTTATGAGCAGACGATTGATTAACTCAGTTCTGTAGTTTACACATGCGTGTGCGTCACCATGTGACTGCCTTTCTAGCTTGCAAGCGCAGCTCGGAGCTGCGAGATTATTCAGTTCTCTAGTGATTCGATCATGTGATGTAGTATTTGTAcagtggatggatggattaatAAGGTTAGAGTTTATAGGTTAGGTGAGCTCGATGATCAGGTCAGGCGatgttcgccggcggcgcgttgCTGTCGTATGCCATGACCGGCGTGCCGGCCGTCTCGTCGCTGGGCACGTAGGAGCAGCTCGCCGACGCCTCCACCGGCTCCTGCTGCGCCACCATGCCCTGCTCCATCGACAGGTACTGGTCCTCCGGCCCCAGGCAATGCTGCAGCAATGAACACGCACGTACGtgagctcgtcgccgccgccgccgccgccgaccatgGCAAAGACGGCCGTGGACGGACAGTCGGAGATATAATATGCTCACCGGCATGAGGGGGAACGGCGTGGTGGGGATGAGCGTGGAGAGCAGCTCGGTGCAGGTGTACGCCTGCCTCcacgcgtcggcggcggcgtggtcaTCTCCCGCGACGTCTTCgacgcacgccgccgccgccgccgccgcggcgccgccggccgcgcagGGGTCACCGCCGTGCAGCCCGGCCACCTGCGAGTTGGCGTCGTACACGTCGTGgtccctgaaaaaaaaaagtcgcaACCTTATTTGTAACAGATGGACGGCTGAGATGCGCAGCTGGTGACCCTACCTGAGGTAGATCAACGGGTCAGATGCACCGAAAATCGAATGGCCAGGATCTGCCCCTCCGTCCGGGCCCCACATGGCAGCGTCACCACCGAATGTGGCCAATCCGTCCGCTTGGTTCACGTACATCTGATTCCCATCTGCACCCTGCAATTAACATGCAAAATTTGCCATAATTTTGTCAGTAATTCGTTTCagttcagagaaaaaaaaaaccctaccTGCATCGTAGCTGCCGTTGGATCGAACGGCGCCATGTGATTGCTCAACAAGTTGTTCTgcaagatcattttttttgggggaCAAGGTTTGTTCAGAATTCTGACCGAATGGATAGTACAAGATTTGTTCTTGTCTGAATCTCTACAGTTTTGTTCAGAATTCTGCAGTTTTGAGAAACTTTATCTCGTTTCATCGTTGGGGTGTACCTTCCTTTCCATGACGCGGCTCAGCAATTCCATGATGAACTTCTCGGAGCCGTCGATCTCGCTCGTGGAGCTGAACGCCGCAGGATCTGGCTCGAACATCCTGCAAGAACACGAACCGAAAGTATCATGGCATAAAGATTATTCAGGGATTATcgctagggatggcaatgggttgGGTCGGTACGGATAGAGCAAGTTCGTGCCCGACCCGGTACCCGCTTCTACCCGCTCGATAGATATCTAATAGGATTGCCAGATAGAAATTCATGTCCATGTCCATCGAGCACTCGGTGGGTATCTAATGGgttttatatgattaatatcTTAATAGAAAgaaagataattaaataaaaagtaacaaaatcaataaattataaaattatcagAAGAGCAATGTAATTATGCAAATTATAAACAAGCTAGCATAACTTCATCGAAATTCAAGATTTTAAtaggttaaaaataagtatgaGATAGATCAAAATCAACCTCTATATTAATTTCGGGTTGGGTATGGGTTATccatggataaaaatataaaacccAGCTACTATCCATTAGATTTTCGGGTTATTGGTGAGCATACCCACGGTCAAAAAATTAACCTCATGCCCATACCTATCGCTTAGGTTACTCACGAATACCCGAACCCGTGAGTAAAATTGTGATCCCTGATTATTATAGATTTGCAGTGATGTTTCTGCCTGTCAGTTTTAACTTGGACAATGTAATCAtatttgttaatatatttGGAGATGAATTTTTATCAATCGATTTGATATTCACTCATTTTTTGCACCTCacctaaatatttattaaaaaaaattaaaaatgagtgtattaattaatctgagatatatcactccataaatatacaagtttaaatttaacttttacacgttgtaacaaaaataacaaattaaactaaaactagTATACACACGTTCAAAGTTAAAActactattttttgttaaaacttatagaagtcaaattttaatttacatatttgtgaagtgatatattttatattattaactttTGTTAAAACTTAtagatagatattttatagatagatATCTTATtaacctttttaagaaaaaatgataactatttagatgagaAATACAAAAATGATTGGATATCCAACTGaatgatgaaaatattgttcCCATATATATACCTGAGGCGTTCCTCGGTGATTTGCAGCTGTTGCTGGGAAGAATATATCTCTTGCTGAATCTCCTGAAGTGCATAGAAGAAACAAATTGCATTGTCAATACCGAGGATTTAACAGTATAAACTCTGCTTTGAAATCTGAACTAGTTCTTCACCTCTATTTTCTCGTTCAGCGCCCCTGGGCTGAAATTTTCAAGCAAGAAAGATAGTAAAAGAGAtgaaacttaataaaaatattttttacacgAAATAgattctatgaaaaaaaaaaagcatcagGGATACATGTAATATGTACGTGCATGCATACTTCGCTAGCTGTGTCGCCATGTCGCTTTCTCGCTTGAGCCGCTGGAGCATGCTGACGAGATACTGCATCGAACCACCATCATCACTTTGATTACGCGATGGCTTACTCCCTCTCGAAAAAGAAGAGATGATGTTAATTTACCTCCCGATTCTGGATGGATCTGCAATGATCAACCGAtgcaagcaaacaaaaaacacaGGTCACATGTCTGATAATTTGTTCATCGATTTGTTCAGAAGAAGGCAGGAGTAGAGAGTGTATATATGGATGGTTGCATTCTGACACTCACTCTCCCCTGTCGTGCTCCGAGAGGTTCATGTACCGGAGAATCACGTCCTCCACCCTGAACACAGCAGCAGAGCCAAAAAGATGAGCTATGGCATGGTCATCCATGGAGCTGAGCCTGAACGTCATCGACGGTGAACCATGCAAGAAAGAAGAGGACGATCGAGCGAGATATGCAGGGTacccgcggcggccggagaaGTGGCTGAGGCGGCCGGAGGGGGAGAACATGAGGAGGGCGATGTCGATGTCGCAGAGCACGGACAGTTCGTACGCCTTCTTGATCAGCCCGTTCCGGCGCTTGGAGAAGGTCACCTGCCTGTTCGTCGTGTTCTCGATCCTCTTGATCGGCAGCTTCACCCGCCccatttcctcctcctcctcctcgtcgttgCACACGCAAGCGCGAGCACGCAGCTACCAccgagctcgccgtcgccggcgacggtcgAATCGCTACGCTCAGCTAGCTCACGGACCAAAGATCTTCAAGAGGGAGAGAATCGCGAGCGCGATCGAGGCGAGGCACggcacgcggcgcggcgcgcgtcAGGCGGGCGGGGGCGTTCGGAGCGGGTGGACgggagcgcgcggcggagcgAGGAAGACGGCGAGGGGTGGCTGGCCCGCCTACGTGTCGCCCATGCGGCGGCGCAGCTCGCGCGCTCGCTGCGGTATAAATTTGAGTGGCGCGCGCGCTtcactcgctcgctcgcttgaTCCGCGTCTCGGAGCGAAGCTGTTCGTGTTTTGGCTTAGCTGAGGTAATGTGCTGCTGCTATCTAGCTTTCCATGCAAGTTTTTCTCTTTCCAGCTAGATTTTGATTTTATGCCCACTGATTGCAGCAATAATTTCCCACTGATTGCAGTAATAATTTCTGATTTCTTTTGGTTGTTCAGTGAAGTAATGTCACATGCATGATCTTTGTTGATTGCAAGGTTTGAATGTGTATAGATTACGGCCATTCACCACCCATGATCCCAAATCAATCCCCGGGAATTCCATATTGATGGGTTACCATTTCCACATTTCGCCCTTGACGGACGcaactttaaaataaagatGGGATGgagatatataatagataaatacaactaaatacGACACAAATcgtatcatatttatattgtaattgtataataaaaacaaaacacaatcAATAAATTGAGTCAAAAATACATCCGAGATAATAAATTTCATTTGAAAACGAAGCGATAATCTTTACGCAATATGTAATTCATTAGACATAAAAAGATAATTATAaatctatca is a window of Oryza brachyantha chromosome 8, ObraRS2, whole genome shotgun sequence DNA encoding:
- the LOC102721572 gene encoding agamous-like MADS-box protein AGL104 isoform X3 produces the protein MGRVKLPIKRIENTTNRQVTFSKRRNGLIKKAYELSVLCDIDIALLMFSPSGRLSHFSGRRGVEDVILRYMNLSEHDRGESIQNREYLVSMLQRLKRESDMATQLAKYACTPGALNEKIEEIQQEIYSSQQQLQITEERLRMFEPDPAAFSSTSEIDGSEKFIMELLSRVMERKNNLLSNHMAPFDPTAATMQGADGNQMYVNQADGLATFGGDAAMWGPDGGADPGHSIFGASDPLIYLRDHDVYDANSQVAGLHGGDPCAAGGAAAAAAAACVEDVAGDDHAAADAWRQAYTCTELLSTLIPTTPFPLMPHCLGPEDQYLSMEQGMVAQQEPVEASASCSYVPSDETAGTPVMAYDSNAPPANIA
- the LOC102721572 gene encoding agamous-like MADS-box protein AGL104 isoform X1; amino-acid sequence: MGRVKLPIKRIENTTNRQVTFSKRRNGLIKKAYELSVLCDIDIALLMFSPSGRLSHFSGRRGVEDVILRYMNLSEHDRGESIQNREYLVSMLQRLKRESDMATQLAKYACTPGALNEKIEEIQQEIYSSQQQLQITEERLRMFEPDPAAFSSTSEIDGSEKFIMELLSRVMERKNNLLSNHMAPFDPTAATMQGADGNQMYVNQADGLATFGGDAAMWGPDGGADPGHSIFGASDPLIYLRLRLFFFRDHDVYDANSQVAGLHGGDPCAAGGAAAAAAAACVEDVAGDDHAAADAWRQAYTCTELLSTLIPTTPFPLMPHCLGPEDQYLSMEQGMVAQQEPVEASASCSYVPSDETAGTPVMAYDSNAPPANIA
- the LOC102721572 gene encoding agamous-like MADS-box protein AGL104 isoform X2; protein product: MGRVKLPIKRIENTTNRQVTFSKRRNGLIKKAYELSVLCDIDIALLMFSPSGRLSHFSGRRGVEDVILRYMNLSEHDRGESIQNREYLVSMLQRLKRESDMATQLANPGALNEKIEEIQQEIYSSQQQLQITEERLRMFEPDPAAFSSTSEIDGSEKFIMELLSRVMERKNNLLSNHMAPFDPTAATMQGADGNQMYVNQADGLATFGGDAAMWGPDGGADPGHSIFGASDPLIYLRLRLFFFRDHDVYDANSQVAGLHGGDPCAAGGAAAAAAAACVEDVAGDDHAAADAWRQAYTCTELLSTLIPTTPFPLMPHCLGPEDQYLSMEQGMVAQQEPVEASASCSYVPSDETAGTPVMAYDSNAPPANIA
- the LOC102721572 gene encoding agamous-like MADS-box protein AGL104 isoform X4, which produces MGRVKLPIKRIENTTNRQVTFSKRRNGLIKKAYELSVLCDIDIALLMFSPSGRLSHFSGRRGVEDVILRYMNLSEHDRGESIQNREYLVSMLQRLKRESDMATQLANPGALNEKIEEIQQEIYSSQQQLQITEERLRMFEPDPAAFSSTSEIDGSEKFIMELLSRVMERKNNLLSNHMAPFDPTAATMQGADGNQMYVNQADGLATFGGDAAMWGPDGGADPGHSIFGASDPLIYLRDHDVYDANSQVAGLHGGDPCAAGGAAAAAAAACVEDVAGDDHAAADAWRQAYTCTELLSTLIPTTPFPLMPHCLGPEDQYLSMEQGMVAQQEPVEASASCSYVPSDETAGTPVMAYDSNAPPANIA